TAATAGCTGAACGAATTGCTGACTAACAATCATCCAAACAATTTATGAAGGAAACCTTTCGAGAAGCCACTTTCCTCCTCGTCATACTGCAAGGTTTTTACAGTTCCTTCAAGCGTCAATAACCCTTTGTCAACATCTAAGTGAACGATATGCAGTTCCTCTCCACGAATCAATAAATGCCCTTGGGACGTCTTAATAAAAAACTCTTCCTGATCAAAGCGTTCAATTGATTTTACAGAAGTCATGTCCATTCTTTTACGATTACGAATCGTTAAA
The genomic region above belongs to Lysinibacillus sp. FSL W8-0992 and contains:
- the yabP gene encoding sporulation protein YabP yields the protein MTLHQESNRYTIPSGEHILTIRNRKRMDMTSVKSIERFDQEEFFIKTSQGHLLIRGEELHIVHLDVDKGLLTLEGTVKTLQYDEEESGFSKGFLHKLFG